In Vanessa atalanta chromosome 19, ilVanAtal1.2, whole genome shotgun sequence, one DNA window encodes the following:
- the LOC125071237 gene encoding UDP-glucosyltransferase 2-like translates to MSKWALVLVSVLSSLYLSNAYKVLFITPLPAKSHSILGEGVLNHLSRAGHEVTYIASIVPEKPIKGVSVIDVSDSVKLPSGLMNLKTIMDKKQSNDLLSVMPALMNISRNTINNDGVKTLLSDKTKQFDVIIAEWMFNEVYAGFSGVFNCPLIWLSTIEPHWMVLQLVDEIPNPSYNVDSLSSNVPPLTFSQRLLELGLQIFGKLIQIFYTSGVEQEIYENHFVPHIRNRGYPVQPIEELKYNASLVLSNSHVSMGVATRLPPNFIPIGGYHIDPVVKPLPKDLQNIMDNAKHGIIYFSMGSNLRSQHFPTEVKQELLNMFAELKQTVLWKFEEDLPNLPNNVHILKWAPQQSILAHKKCLLFITHGGLLSTTESIHFGVPIIGIPVFADQFVNVARGVKKGFAKKVDLSYTMAKDLKVAIQEMINESRYMTKIKELSFIYHHRTVSPGQELVHWVEHVIKTGGARHLRTPALMTPWYQKVYLDLVIVLLIIIIAIKYIFRYICCSNGNKVSASYKKKQN, encoded by the exons atgtCGAAATGGGCGTTAGTCTTGGTGTCAGTTCTATCTTCTCTATATTTATCGAATGCATACAAAGTCCTGTTTATAACTCCATTACCAGCAAAGAGTCATTCGATTTTAGGGGAAGGAGTACTGAATCACTTATCTCGAGCTGGCCATGAG gtaacATATATAGCAAGCATCGTTCCGGAAAAACCTATAAAAGGAGTGTCTGTTATAGACGTAAGTGACAGTGTAAAATTGCCAA GTGgattgatgaatttaaaaacaataatggaTAAGAAACAAAGCAACGATTTATTAAGTGTTATGCCTGCGTTAATGAATATAAGTagaaacacaataaataatgaCGGCGTTAAAACACTTCTATCAGataaaaccaaacaatttgACGTCATTATTGCTGAATGGATGTTTAATGAAGTCTATGCTGG ATTTTCAGGTGTATTCAACTGTCCATTGATTTGGCTTTCAACAATTGAACCTCATTGGATGGTCTTACAATTAGTGGATGAAATTCCTAATCCTTCATATAACGTTGACAGCTTATCTAGCAACGTTCCACCGCTAACTTTTTCCCAACGACTTTTGGAACTAGGTCTTCAAATTTTTGGTAAACTTATTcaaatttt CTATACATCTGGAGTTGAACAGGAAATTTACGAAAATCATTTCGTACCACATATCCGCAATAGAGGTTATCCCGTACAACCCATCGAAGAGTTGAAGTATAATGCTTCGTTAGTTTTGAGCAATTCTCACGTCTCAATGGGCGTTGCAACACGATTACCACCAAACTTTATTCCGATCGGAGGTTACCATATCGATCCTGTCGTCAAGCCATTGCCAAag gATTTACAAAACATCATGGATAATGCAAAGCACGGAATCATCTACTTTAGTATGGGATCTAATTTGAGAAGTCAACATTTTCCCACCGAAGTGAAGCAGGAATTACTAAATATGTTCGctgaattaaaacaaactgTTTTGTGGAAATTCGAAGAAGATTTACCCAACCTACCAAACAATGTTCATATTCTAAAATGGGCCCCCCAACAAAGCATTTTAg CTCACAAAAAATGTCTCCTATTCATCACGCACGGTGGTCTGCTTTCTACTACTGAGTCGATACATTTTGGAGTTCCTATTATCGGTATACCAGTTTTCGCTGATCAGTTTGTAAATGTAGCTAGAGGTGTCAAAAAAGGTTTCGCTAAGAAAGTAGACTTATCATATACGATGGCCAAAGATTTAAAAGTAGCTATTCAAGAAATGATTAATGAATCAAG atacATGACCAAAATTAAGGAATTATCCTTCATATATCATCACAGAACTGTTTCTCCGGGTCAAGAATTGGTTCATTGGGTGGAACACGTTATAAAAACTGGGGGCGCACGGCATTTGCGCACTCCAGCATTAATGACGCCCTGGTATCAAAAGGTCTACTTGGACCTTGTAATTGTTCTGCTGATTATAATAATcgcgataaaatatatattcagataTATTTGTTGTTCAAATGGAAACAAAGTATCAGCTAGTTATAAAAAGAAGCAAAATTAG